In Tessaracoccus sp. MC1865, the DNA window GCGATCTCAATCGGGTGGTCGCGCCACACCTGCTCGAGAGAGGCGAAGTACCGTCCAGCGTACGGTTCCCTCAGTTCCCGCTGGCCGGGTGCGGTGAAGCCCGCCAGCAGCGCATCGACGGCGTCGTTGGTCTCACCGTCGACGGTGTGCGCCCGGCGCCACGCCTCCTCCTTCACCGCCGCCTCCGGGCGCGAAGCCCAGGCCCGCAGGCGCGCCGTGCGCCCCGCCGCGGTGTCGTCGGCCGCCAACGCGGCATCCAGTTCGGCGTCGGTGGCGGCCCCCTGAGTCGAGAGGCTCTGCCACGCCAGCCAGGTGAGATCCGGCGAGAGTTCGAGCCCGTCGACCCCACCGTCGAGCACCCACCGCACGTCCTGCGCGGCCAGCGCGGCCGCGCGGAGGTACGCGCGGGCCCACAGCAACTGCTCCGGGGAGCCGGCCTCGGCGGCCCCCGTGGCCGCGCGGGCACCGTCGCGCCACTGCACGGCCAGGAGGTGGTCGGTGCTGTAGCGCGACACCGCGATGAAGGCGCGCTCGATCAGTGAGGCGAGTACGCCGGTCTGCCGCTCGCCCGACCCCACCACGGACGCGACGAAGGCACCCGGCTGGAGGTAGCCGGCGCGGACGTCGTGCCACAGGGCCGTCCAGGCGACGGCACGGGGCAGTGGGTCCAGGTCGCCGACGTGTCCCAGGAGGAAACCGCGCGACGTCTCGTCGAGCGCGACCTTGGCGAACGTGTGATCGAGGTCGTTGAGGAGGACGGCGTCCGGCAGCGGCCGGCCTGCGGCGGCGACGACGGGGGTTTCGCCCGCGGCGAGCACCACGTCGTGGCGGCTGTCGAGTTCCAGCCGGTCCCCCACCAGACGGTAGAGACCCACCGTCGTGGCGTGCGGCCGGCCTGCGTCTGCGTCGCCCGCGCCGAAGAAGTCGCGGTGCACAACCAATTCGCGCACGGTGCCATCGCCCGGCTCGGCGAGGACCGTGGCGCTCAGCGTGTCGTGGCCGGCGGTCTGCAACCAGGCCGCGCTCCAGGTGCTCAGGTTCCGGTCGGTCTCTGCGGCCAACGCGTCGATGAAGTCCGCCAGCGTGGCGGAGGAGAAGGCATGCGCCGTGAAGTAGCGACGCGAGCCCGCGAGGAACGCGGGGAGGCCGACGAAGTGCACCAGCTGCGTGAGAGCGGAGGCGCCCTTGGAATAGGTGATGCGGTCGAAGTTGGTCTTGGCCGCCTCGAGGTCCGGGATGTCGGCGACCACGGGATGGGTGGTCGGCATGGAATCAGCGAGGTAGGCGCCCACCTTGCGCTGGGTGGCGAAGTTGACCCAGCCCTCGTCGAAGCCCGCGGCTTCGACGGAGACGTGGGTGCCCATGAACTCGGCGAAGGATTCCTTCAGCCACAGGTCTCCCCACCAGCGCGGGGTGACGAGGTCGCCGAACCACATGTGGCTCATCTCGTGGAGAACGGTGTTGGCGCGCCCCTGCAACTGCGCCGGCGTGGGAGTGGAGCGGAAGAGGTACTGCTCGGTGAACGTGACCAGCCCCGGGTTCTCCATGGCCCCGAGGTTGTACTCGGGCACGAAGATCTGGTCGTACTTGGCGCCCCACGGGTAAGGGCTGAAGTTCTCGGTGAACCAGTCGAGGCCGGCCCTGGTGACGCGGAACAGTTCGTCGGCATCCAGGTGCTGCACGAGGCTCCTGCGGCAGAGCAGCCCGAGTTCGAGTTCCCGGGTTTCTGATGGGCCCGTCGGTTGGCGAGCGCCCAGCGGAGCGTCGGTCCACGCCGCGGTCACCCGGTGGTACGGACCCGCGCAGAGGCAGGTGATGTACGTCGACAGCGTGGCCGTGGGCTCGAAATCGACCCGCACCACGCCGTCGGAGACCGGCGTCCGGTTCGCCTCGGGCTGGTTGGAGCCGAACCACCAGCCAGCCGGACCGGTGACCGAGAAGGTGAAGGGCGCCCGCACATCGGGCTGCTCCATGGTGGGGAAGACGCGCCGTGCGTCGGCGGGTTCGTACTGCGTGTACAGGTAGGTCTCGCCGTCCACCGGGTCCACGAAGCGGTGCAGGC includes these proteins:
- the pepN gene encoding aminopeptidase N, with the translated sequence MSSANLSQQETAHRAATVEVHAYHVEVDVRDAVDPAHHDFPVVARLTLTAAEGETWLDFLGEVDSLLIDGEPQPVQYDGARLRLTDLPVGRRCEVLVGARARYSRTGEGLHRFVDPVDGETYLYTQYEPADARRVFPTMEQPDVRAPFTFSVTGPAGWWFGSNQPEANRTPVSDGVVRVDFEPTATLSTYITCLCAGPYHRVTAAWTDAPLGARQPTGPSETRELELGLLCRRSLVQHLDADELFRVTRAGLDWFTENFSPYPWGAKYDQIFVPEYNLGAMENPGLVTFTEQYLFRSTPTPAQLQGRANTVLHEMSHMWFGDLVTPRWWGDLWLKESFAEFMGTHVSVEAAGFDEGWVNFATQRKVGAYLADSMPTTHPVVADIPDLEAAKTNFDRITYSKGASALTQLVHFVGLPAFLAGSRRYFTAHAFSSATLADFIDALAAETDRNLSTWSAAWLQTAGHDTLSATVLAEPGDGTVRELVVHRDFFGAGDADAGRPHATTVGLYRLVGDRLELDSRHDVVLAAGETPVVAAAGRPLPDAVLLNDLDHTFAKVALDETSRGFLLGHVGDLDPLPRAVAWTALWHDVRAGYLQPGAFVASVVGSGERQTGVLASLIERAFIAVSRYSTDHLLAVQWRDGARAATGAAEAGSPEQLLWARAYLRAAALAAQDVRWVLDGGVDGLELSPDLTWLAWQSLSTQGAATDAELDAALAADDTAAGRTARLRAWASRPEAAVKEEAWRRAHTVDGETNDAVDALLAGFTAPGQRELREPYAGRYFASLEQVWRDHPIEIAMRLVRGGFPEGGHAAGRDWLAAHPAAPATLVRLVREEIHEDEIATSVRGQRLPRPLLGPL